One Triticum dicoccoides isolate Atlit2015 ecotype Zavitan chromosome 5B, WEW_v2.0, whole genome shotgun sequence genomic window carries:
- the LOC119309678 gene encoding ubiquitin carboxyl-terminal hydrolase 17-like, which produces MASFVAALVAIVVVALVAVMRRAAARKEDVRRTAWLAAEQAQFAERDAYYYYDHHAAPHWTAPDTTQLTAPQVAWPPVEQVAASRLAWTPVGQMAAPPVAWPAVEQMAATPVAWPAVEQVAATPVAWPPVEKVAALPVAWPPAVKVAAPEVAWPPVDQVAAPHVAWPPVDQVAAPEVAWPRDEHVAAPRLEQEAATEPTLAAAAGKKGPCVVCRKPTTFRCKRCKGVKYCAVKCQIAHWRQGHKDECHPVSADAREDTTIEASSTKKIERTSSDEESVVTGVEQAVESKEMPLEKASNTSEASQQDSKEFTFPQVTGHAESADCSSSPTFGKPCKVEGASVSENGSHTQIPVACDPSEKADDRLEFSAKSEIRVVVPDDLPTKSLVRQQTAPTIVRHYSSESTLFPYERFVKLYNSDKVELRPFGLCNLRNSCYANVVLQCLAFTRPLTAYFLEGLHSKNCSQKEWCFLCEFQKLIVEGKQGHSPLSPTGILSHLSDIGSSFGPGEEEDAHEFLRYAIDTMQSASMKEANANGAHKLAEETTLIQLMFGGYLRSKIKCTKCGVSSEHCERIMDLTVEIDGDISTLEEALHRFTSSEVLDGDNRYHCTRCKSYERGKKKLTISEAPNILTIALKRYQSGMFGKINKAIRFPEYLNLSSYMSTTDDCSPVYRLYAVVVHRDVMNSSVSGHYICYVKDSQGKWYEMDDSQVKPVSLKNVRSERAYMLLYARCSPRAPRSLRKLIIAQGLSHTRKARQTTDPVSTCLEGRSHFSRHQGTQSQSCRDHVMNGHTYKLVTSGGSSNPVLEPTSTSEDSLLFSHSDVGSSGNLSSDNTDSTKNPGSTKECTFGSSDQMHPVSTVVMPEEHSRQMSSLNPSSSTQYADQGEVDRLHQLNLQASKGVWDEGCETPSFFYVDQGKYPDSSSSSSDSSSRSRCSISSSSSCNLKGQRNRRMVGEVDHGPGEGQGHFK; this is translated from the exons ATGGCGTCGTTCGTGGCCGCGCTGGTGGCAATCGTGGTCGTGGCGCTGGTGGCGGTGATGCGGCGCGCGGCCGCGAGGAAGGAGGACGTGCGGCGGACGGCCTGGCTCGCGGCGGAGCAGGCCCAGTTCGCGGAGCGCGACGCGTACTACTACTACGATCACCACGCCGCGCCTCACTGGACGGCGCCGGACACGACTCAGTTGACGGCGCCGCAGGTGGCCTGGCCACCGGTCGAGCAGGTGGCGGCGTCGCGGCTGGCCTGGACGCCGGTCGGCCAGATGGCGGCACCGCCGGTGGCCTGGCCGGCGGTCGAGCAGATGGCGGCAACGCCGGTGGCCTGGCCGGCGGTCGAGCAGGTGGCGGCAACGCCGGTGGCCTGGCCGCCGGTCGAGAAGGTGGCGGCGCTGCCGGTGGCCTGGCCGCCGGCGGTGAAGGTggcggcgccggaggtggcctggcCGCCGGTCGATCAGGTGGCGGCGCCGCATGTGGCTTGGCCGCCGGTCGATCAGGTggcggcgccggaggtggcctggcCGCGGGACGAACATGTGGCCGCGCCGCGGCTCGAACAGGAGGCGGCGACGGAGCCTACGCTAGcggcagcggcggggaagaaggggCCGTGTGTGGTGTGCCGCAAGCCGACGACGTTCCGGTGCAAGCGCTGCAAGGGCGTCAAGTATTG TGCCGTCAAATGTCAGATAGCTCACTGGAGACAAGGCCACAAAGATGAATGCCATCCAGTAAGTGCTGATGCTAGAGAAGACACCACAATAGAAGCTTCTTCCACGAAAAAAATTGAACGCACTAGCTCAGATGAAGAAAGTGTGGTGACTGGAGTCGAGCAAGCAGTTGAAAGCAAGGAGATGCCCCTTGAGAAGGCGTCCAATACGTCAGAGGCTTCTCAACAAGATAGCAAAGAGTTCACATTTCCTCAGGTTACAGGACATGCTGAATCTGCTGACTGTTCGAGTTCTCCAACTTTTGGTAAACCGTGCAAAGTCGAGGGCGCTTCCGTTAGTGAAAATGGCTCTCACACTCAGATTCCGGTGGCGTGTGATCCATCTGAAAAGGCAGATGATCGTCTTGAGTTCTCTGCTAAATCAGAGATCAGAGTTGTGGTGCCAGATGATTTGCCAACGAAAAGTTTGGTCAGGCAACAAACTGCTCCAACAATTGTGAGACATTACTCATCGGAATCG ACACTTTTTCCGTATGAACGCTTTGTTAAGCTCTACAACTCTGACAAGGTGGAATTGCGTCCTTTTGGTCTTTGTAACCTTAGGAACAG TTGCTATGCAAATGTCGTGCTTCAGTGTTTGGCCTTTACCCGACCACTTACAGCATACTTCCTCGAGGGGCTTCATTCAAAAAACT GTTCCCAAAAGGAATGGTGCTTTTTGTGCGAGTTTCAAAAACTCATTGTGGAGGGTAAGCAAGGACATTCTCCATTATCACCTACTGGAATACTCTCACATTTGTCTGACATCGGAAGTAGCTTTGGCCCGGGCGAAGAGGAAGACGCTCATGAGTTTCTCAG GTACGCAATTGATACTATGCAATCTGCTAGCATGAAGGAAGCCAATGCAAATGGTGCCCATAAGTTAGCTGAAGAAACGACACTGATTCAGCTAATGTTCGGGGGCTATCTACGATCTAAG ATAAAATGCACAAAGTGTGGGGTCAGTTCAGAACATTGCGAACGTATAATGGATCTTACTGTGGAAATAGATGGGGATATCAGTACTCTTGAAGAAGCACTTCATCGATTTACATCTTCAGAAGTCTTAGATGGCGATAACAGATACCATTGTACCAG ATGCAAGTCATATGAACGTGGCAAAAAGAAGTTGACAATATCAGAAGCACCAAATATCCTGACTATTGCACTGAAAAGATATCAG TCTGGTATGTTTGGCAAGATTAACAAGGCCATCAGGTTCCCGGAATACTTGAATTTGTCTAGCTACATGAGTACAACAGATGATTGTTCCCCTGTGTACAGGCTCTATGCGGTGGTTGTCCACCGTGATGTTATGAACTCATCCGTTTCTGGTCATTATATATGTTATGTCAAGGACTCACAGGGGAAATGGTACGAAATGGATGATAGCCAG GTGAAACCTGTTTCTCTGAAAAATGTCCGGTCGGAGCGTGCGTATATGCTGCTTTATGCAAG GTGTTCACCACGGGCTCCAAGGTCTTTAAGGAAATTGATTATTGCTCAAGGCCTATCACACACAAGAAAAGCTAGGCAGACAACAGATCCAGTATCAACTTGTTTGGAAGGCCGGAGCCATTTTAGCAGGCACCAAGGTACGCAATCGCAGTCATGCAGGGATCATGTAATGAATGGCCACACCTACAAGCTGGTTACGTCTGGTGGCTCATCAAATCCAGTATTAGAGCCCACAAGTACAAGCGAGGATTCTTTGCTGTTCAGCCATTCTGATGTAGGGTCAAGTGGCAATTTAAGCAGCGATAACACTGACAGCACAAAGAACCCAGGCAGCACGAAGGAGTGCACATTTGGAAGCTCGGATCAAATGCACCCAGTCAGCACAGTGGTGATGCCTGAGGAGCATTCGCGGCAGATGTCCAGCTTGAACCCTAGCTCTTCAACCCAATATGCTGATCAAGGTGAGGTTGACAGGCTGCACCAGCTCAACCTTCAGGCGAGCAAAGGGGTTTGGGATGAGGGTTGTGAGACCCCATCCTTCTTCTATGTTGACCAAGGTAAATACCcggatagtagtagtagtagtagtgacaGTAGCAGCAGAAGTAGGTGTAGTATTAGCAGTAGCAGTAGCTGTAATTTAAAAGGACAGCGTAACCGTCGGATGGTAGGGGAGGTTGATCATGGCCCTGGAGAGGGCCAGGGGCATTTTAAGTAG